GGGACAGGCCGCCACGGCTTGCATGACGCGCCGCCGTCGCTAGATAGATGGCGGGCCGGGCACCGCACCGGCCTTCCCACCGCGACCAATCCCGAAGGACATTCCATGCCCGGCAAGACCCTCGCCGATTTCCCGATCACGAAACGCTGGCCTGCGCGCAATCCCGAAAACATCCAGCTCTACTCCTTTCCCACGCCGAACGGCGTCAAGGCGTCGATCATGCTGGAGGAGACCGGCCTGCCCTACGACGCCCACACGGTGAAGCTGTCGGAAACGACGACGCCCGAGTTCCTGTCGCTCAATCCGAACAACAAAATCCCCGCGATCATCGATCCCGACGGCCCCGGAGGCGAGCCCTTCCCGCTGTGGGAGTCGGGCGCCATCCTGATCTATCTGGCCGAGAAGACCGGCAGGTTCCTTCCGAAGGATCCGGCACGCCGCCACGAGACCATCCAGTGGCTGATGTTCCAGATGGGCGGTGTCGGCCCGATGTTCGGCCAGTACGGCTTCTTCGGCGTGTTCGGCGGCAAGGAGATCGAGGATCCCCGCCCGCGCGAACGCTACAGAAAGGAGGCCGTCCGCCTTCTCAACGTGCTGGAGGGACGGTTGAAGGACCGCGCATTCATCATGGGCGACGAGTACACCGTCGCCGACATCGCAACCGCCCCCTGGATCCGGGCGGCGCGCGAGGTCTACGGCGCCCATGACGCCTTCGAGATGGACAAGGTGCCGAATGTCATGGCCTGGCTCGAGCGC
This portion of the Oricola thermophila genome encodes:
- a CDS encoding glutathione binding-like protein; its protein translation is MPGKTLADFPITKRWPARNPENIQLYSFPTPNGVKASIMLEETGLPYDAHTVKLSETTTPEFLSLNPNNKIPAIIDPDGPGGEPFPLWESGAILIYLAEKTGRFLPKDPARRHETIQWLMFQMGGVGPMFGQYGFFGVFGGKEIEDPRPRERYRKEAVRLLNVLEGRLKDRAFIMGDEYTVADIATAPWIRAAREVYGAHDAFEMDKVPNVMAWLERFLERPAVQRGLVQPPRE